One stretch of Rhizobium rhizoryzae DNA includes these proteins:
- the glgA gene encoding glycogen synthase GlgA, translated as MKVLSVASEVYPLVKTGGLADVAGALPLALGKLGIEMKTLIPGYPAVMSALRDVAIRMTFDDLLGVSADVLEAKVAGLDLLVLDCPALFDRAGGPYLDTHGHDHFDNWRRFAALSKAGAEIALGNMPGWKPDLVHVHDWQTGLLPAYLRFADTPAIPTVMTIHNIAFQGNFNADIFPQLGLPPHAFDMEGVEYYNQVGYLKAGIQTAWAVTTVSPSYAEEILTPEFGMGLEGLLNRRVSDLHGIVNGIDVDVWNPQSDKDLANHYSVGDLKARRENKRAVEAQFGLVDDDAPLFCVISRLTWQKGVDLIAQSADDLVAMGGKLAVLGSGDAELVNALQAAASRHPGRIGIKVSYDEPLSHLMQAGCDAILIPSRFEPCGLTQLYGLRYGCVPVVSRTGGLNDTVIDANPAALAAKSATGVTFGPVTLDNFKRALRRAVRLHGDTKTWVQMQKQGMKSDVSWEKSAGLYAELYSSLLPKGSH; from the coding sequence ATGAAGGTTCTGTCGGTTGCCTCGGAAGTTTATCCGCTGGTGAAGACCGGAGGGTTGGCCGATGTAGCGGGTGCGCTGCCGCTGGCTCTTGGCAAACTCGGCATCGAGATGAAGACGCTGATCCCCGGCTATCCGGCGGTCATGTCGGCGCTACGCGATGTCGCCATTCGCATGACATTCGATGATCTGCTGGGTGTCAGCGCGGATGTGCTGGAAGCGAAGGTCGCCGGTCTCGATCTTCTGGTTCTGGACTGCCCCGCCCTTTTCGACCGGGCAGGCGGGCCCTATCTCGACACCCATGGGCATGATCATTTCGACAACTGGCGGCGCTTCGCGGCGCTTTCCAAGGCGGGCGCCGAGATCGCGCTCGGCAACATGCCGGGCTGGAAGCCGGATCTCGTGCATGTCCACGACTGGCAGACGGGCCTTCTGCCTGCCTATCTGCGCTTTGCCGACACGCCGGCGATCCCCACCGTGATGACCATTCATAACATCGCGTTCCAGGGTAATTTCAACGCCGATATCTTCCCCCAACTCGGGCTGCCTCCGCATGCCTTTGATATGGAAGGCGTCGAATACTACAATCAGGTCGGCTATTTGAAGGCAGGCATTCAGACCGCCTGGGCGGTAACAACGGTCAGTCCGTCCTACGCGGAAGAAATCCTGACGCCGGAATTTGGCATGGGGCTGGAAGGCTTGCTCAATCGCCGTGTCAGCGATCTGCACGGCATCGTCAACGGCATCGACGTCGATGTGTGGAACCCGCAATCCGACAAGGACTTGGCCAACCACTACTCTGTTGGCGACCTCAAGGCACGCCGCGAGAACAAGCGTGCCGTGGAAGCACAGTTCGGGCTGGTGGATGACGACGCGCCACTCTTCTGCGTCATATCCCGCCTGACCTGGCAGAAAGGCGTGGACCTGATTGCCCAGTCCGCTGACGATCTTGTGGCCATGGGCGGAAAGCTTGCGGTTCTGGGCTCCGGTGACGCGGAACTGGTGAATGCGCTGCAGGCAGCGGCGAGCCGCCATCCGGGCCGCATCGGCATCAAGGTCAGCTATGACGAGCCGCTATCGCACCTCATGCAGGCGGGCTGCGATGCCATTCTGATCCCCTCGCGTTTCGAGCCTTGTGGCCTGACGCAGCTCTATGGCCTTCGCTACGGCTGCGTGCCTGTGGTTTCCCGCACGGGTGGGCTGAACGATACCGTTATCGATGCCAATCCCGCCGCGCTTGCGGCAAAATCCGCCACCGGGGTCACCTTTGGCCCCGTAACGCTCGATAATTTCAAGCGCGCGCTTCGCCGCGCCGTTCGCCTCCATGGCGACACAAAGACATGGGTTCAGATGCAAAAGCAGGGCATGAAATCCGACGTGAGTTGGGAAAAAAGTGCCGGGCTTTACGCCGAACTATACTCCAGCCTTCTACCGAAAGGTTCGCATTGA
- a CDS encoding SRPBCC family protein produces MPSTIRLHRLLKAPVDRVFRAFTDADAMVKWNPPHGFTARMHEFEPKEDGIFRMSFTNFTTGETHSFGGKYLEFVENKRLRYTDQFDDPNLSGQMETVVEFKETPMGTELTIVQAGIPDPIPEAACYLGWQESLSLLTLLVEPEIRQG; encoded by the coding sequence ATGCCATCGACCATTCGCTTGCATCGTTTGCTCAAGGCGCCAGTGGACAGGGTCTTTCGTGCGTTTACGGATGCCGATGCCATGGTGAAGTGGAATCCGCCGCACGGCTTCACCGCACGAATGCATGAATTCGAGCCGAAGGAGGACGGCATTTTTCGCATGTCCTTCACCAATTTCACGACGGGCGAAACGCATTCCTTCGGTGGCAAGTATCTCGAATTCGTCGAAAACAAGCGCCTTCGCTATACGGACCAGTTCGATGATCCGAACCTGTCCGGGCAGATGGAAACGGTGGTGGAGTTCAAGGAGACACCGATGGGTACAGAACTCACCATTGTGCAGGCGGGTATTCCCGACCCGATTCCGGAAGCAGCCTGCTATCTCGGCTGGCAGGAATCGCTCTCCTTGCTGACGCTTCTGGTAGAGCCGGAGATTCGGCAAGGTTAG
- a CDS encoding MaoC family dehydratase, with translation MTKIISLTDVPALIGQEIGVSDWITVDQTMINQFADATLDQQFIHTDPERAAKESPFGETIAHGFLTLSLLSAMNYSALPKIREQTMGLNYGFDKIRFGSPVRVGRRVRGRFVLKEARYRGANMLMTSYDVTVEIENERKPAVTGTWLTIVQFDPKDRPEET, from the coding sequence ATGACCAAAATCATTTCATTGACAGACGTCCCTGCCCTGATCGGACAGGAAATCGGCGTATCCGACTGGATCACCGTTGACCAGACGATGATCAACCAGTTTGCCGATGCAACACTGGACCAGCAGTTCATTCACACGGACCCGGAAAGAGCGGCCAAGGAAAGCCCGTTCGGAGAAACCATCGCTCATGGCTTTCTCACCCTCTCCCTGCTGTCAGCCATGAATTACTCGGCACTGCCCAAAATCCGTGAACAGACGATGGGCCTGAACTACGGCTTCGACAAGATCCGTTTTGGCTCGCCGGTGCGTGTCGGTCGGCGCGTGCGGGGAAGATTCGTGCTGAAGGAAGCGCGGTATCGCGGAGCCAATATGCTGATGACGAGCTATGACGTAACGGTTGAGATCGAGAACGAACGAAAGCCAGCGGTCACCGGAACCTGGCTGACGATCGTTCAATTCGACCCCAAGGACAGGCCCGAGGAGACTTGA
- the glgX gene encoding glycogen debranching protein GlgX: MQHSFLGAILSADGVTFAVQSTHATGVEVCIFDAEGRQELQRLPMTPQGYGRFTLAVPGLGEGTRYGLRASGPHDPDRGLWFDPAKLLVDPYAKELDRPYTYDPRLSEFGLDTGDLVPKAIVTADPPVTSKPPVFCKGGLIYELGVRPFTMLHPDVPQHERGTLKALAHPSVIAHLKRIGVDAVELLPITAWIDERHLPPLGLTNGWGYNPVTFMALDPRLAPGGMAELSETVAELHRHGIGVILDLVFNHTGESDRYGATLSFRGLDNPSLYRHQPDNPGALINDTGTGNTITCDHPTVRRMIVDTLRHFVLNAGVDGFRFDLGTILGRSHEGFSRHSDTLLAITQDELLADRILIAEPWDIGPGGYQLGNFPTPFLEWNDRARDDMRCYWRGDPSKTGTLANALAGSSDIFSSHGETETRTVNFIAAHDGFTLMDLVSYAHKHNEANGEDNRDGHNENHSWNNGIEGATPLSAVVSGRKRDVKALLSTLFSTRGTIMLTAGDEGGRSQQGNNNAYAQDNEITWLDWRTLDEELLAHTAELAAIRRRFSAFADLDFFHGDGDITWLNELGEPMTIADWEQPERTQLTILLQTLDRDTQTDVQLAIVFNRSSEVRQICLPEGAWNEVLGDRPQPEEGFAPRSVTWLVSQEH; encoded by the coding sequence ATGCAGCATTCTTTTCTGGGCGCAATCCTTTCCGCAGATGGCGTTACCTTCGCAGTCCAGTCCACACATGCCACGGGCGTGGAGGTCTGCATCTTCGACGCTGAGGGGCGGCAGGAACTCCAAAGGTTGCCGATGACGCCACAGGGCTATGGCCGATTCACCCTCGCCGTTCCGGGACTTGGGGAAGGCACCCGTTATGGCTTGCGCGCTTCCGGTCCTCACGATCCTGATCGCGGACTTTGGTTTGACCCGGCTAAACTGCTGGTCGACCCTTATGCGAAGGAGTTGGATCGCCCCTACACCTACGATCCTCGCCTTTCGGAATTCGGCCTCGATACGGGGGATCTGGTTCCCAAGGCGATCGTGACGGCAGACCCACCGGTCACGTCAAAACCGCCAGTGTTTTGCAAAGGTGGCCTGATCTACGAGCTTGGAGTTCGCCCCTTCACCATGCTTCACCCGGACGTTCCGCAGCATGAACGCGGCACGCTGAAGGCCCTTGCTCATCCATCCGTCATCGCGCATCTGAAACGCATCGGTGTCGATGCGGTCGAGCTTCTGCCAATCACCGCCTGGATCGACGAGCGGCATTTGCCGCCTCTCGGGCTCACCAATGGCTGGGGCTACAATCCGGTCACCTTCATGGCGCTCGATCCACGGCTTGCTCCCGGTGGCATGGCGGAACTGAGCGAAACGGTTGCGGAACTGCATCGCCACGGCATTGGCGTCATCCTTGATCTGGTCTTCAACCACACCGGCGAGAGCGATCGCTATGGCGCCACCCTGAGTTTCCGGGGTTTGGATAACCCGAGCCTCTACCGGCATCAACCGGACAATCCGGGCGCGTTGATCAACGATACGGGCACCGGCAACACAATCACCTGCGACCACCCAACCGTCCGGCGAATGATTGTCGACACACTTCGCCATTTCGTTCTGAATGCGGGGGTCGATGGGTTCCGTTTCGATCTCGGCACCATTCTGGGCCGCAGTCACGAGGGCTTTTCGCGCCATAGCGATACGCTGCTGGCCATCACGCAAGACGAGCTTCTGGCTGACCGGATTCTGATTGCCGAACCTTGGGACATTGGCCCCGGCGGCTATCAGCTCGGCAATTTCCCGACACCCTTCCTCGAATGGAACGACCGCGCCCGCGATGACATGCGCTGCTATTGGCGTGGCGATCCTTCGAAAACCGGAACGCTTGCCAATGCTCTGGCCGGCTCGTCAGATATCTTTTCCAGCCACGGAGAGACCGAGACGCGCACGGTAAACTTCATTGCAGCCCATGACGGGTTCACGCTGATGGATCTGGTGTCCTATGCCCACAAGCATAACGAGGCCAATGGCGAGGATAACCGTGATGGCCACAACGAGAACCATTCGTGGAACAATGGCATCGAAGGCGCAACCCCTCTTTCCGCCGTGGTGTCAGGCCGCAAACGCGATGTGAAGGCGCTTCTGTCCACTCTGTTCTCAACGCGCGGCACCATCATGCTGACGGCGGGCGATGAGGGTGGACGCAGCCAGCAGGGCAACAACAATGCCTATGCGCAGGATAACGAGATCACCTGGCTCGACTGGAGGACGCTCGATGAAGAGTTGCTGGCGCATACCGCGGAGCTCGCTGCCATCCGCCGCCGGTTCTCAGCCTTTGCCGATCTCGATTTCTTTCACGGCGACGGCGACATCACCTGGCTGAACGAACTGGGCGAACCGATGACCATAGCCGACTGGGAGCAGCCGGAACGAACACAGCTGACCATCCTGCTGCAAACCCTGGATCGTGACACACAGACGGATGTGCAACTGGCCATCGTCTTTAACCGCTCCAGCGAGGTTCGGCAGATCTGCCTGCCGGAAGGCGCCTGGAATGAGGTGCTGGGTGATCGCCCGCAGCCCGAGGAAGGGTTTGCTCCGCGTTCGGTAACCTGGCTGGTGTCACAAGAGCATTGA
- a CDS encoding sarcosine oxidase subunit gamma, with protein sequence MAELATRAVPLAGAHGGTASVRLKPASPAHRISLRAGEDAVSALSTALGLSLPTQPKTSASSGSRTALWLGPDEWLVIDEGEGGLVEAARSSGAVHSATDVSHRNTAILIEGAGSSDALNGGCPLDLSLKAFPVGACARTLFGKIEVVLLRTGEQSFRLECWRSFSEYAFGLLREAALDVE encoded by the coding sequence ATGGCTGAACTTGCAACGCGCGCAGTACCACTGGCCGGGGCTCACGGCGGGACGGCTTCCGTTCGGCTGAAGCCTGCGTCGCCTGCCCATCGCATCTCGCTGCGCGCCGGAGAAGACGCGGTTTCCGCGCTTTCAACGGCGCTCGGATTGAGCCTGCCCACACAACCGAAGACCTCTGCCTCTTCCGGTTCGCGCACCGCGCTCTGGCTGGGGCCGGATGAGTGGCTCGTGATCGATGAGGGCGAGGGTGGGCTTGTGGAGGCTGCCCGGTCTTCTGGTGCGGTCCATTCCGCAACGGATGTCTCGCATCGCAACACGGCAATCCTGATCGAGGGGGCGGGTTCTTCCGACGCCCTGAACGGCGGCTGCCCGCTGGATCTTTCATTGAAAGCTTTCCCGGTGGGTGCTTGTGCGCGCACTCTGTTTGGCAAGATCGAAGTCGTGCTCTTGCGAACAGGGGAACAGAGTTTTCGTCTCGAATGCTGGCGGTCTTTTTCGGAATACGCCTTCGGCCTCCTGCGCGAGGCTGCGCTCGACGTAGAATAG
- a CDS encoding methyl-accepting chemotaxis protein: MLRRLSIRARTWIMAISSLVGMMLVAVIFGETLRHQDAANDQLARQQSLADDVLWTQASFGQLKVEASRYVTSPKASGVTAFKTLSLELETAIAKLARDPEMPMAQAAQLQALLQGVQGYSARFGQVAQQREKLGYSPEEGLQGKLRGSIHAIESLLTDKADPRITIAMLSARRNEKDFMLRGDEKYVKAVERAVSELAAFPSSAYGLSSDQNMANLLNGYQASFKDYAQTAALEARQIGDLRQQEARLDPLFGEIAKAIGDFSKAAELTAAAERDFRFKLLVGGLVLLGGIQVVLATAVRRSITGPLGGLTQAMAELAQGRLDMIIPEKASGHELGRMASAMEIFQRNALTNQQLEEEARAQRAAADESREENETQSRERALRMQQATSVLGKGLQELAVGNLLHTIDTPLAAEFEQLRQDFNRSIRQLSETLSTVAGAAHVIDGGAREISGSANDLSNRTEQQAASLEQTAAALDQITTNVKGSTHRVQEAQAVAVEAEASVVESSRVLDRMTEAMKLIETSSQQITSIIGVIDEIAFQTNLLALNAGVEAARAGEAGRGFAVVAQEVRELAQRSSKAAGEIRQLIGQSGTYVRGGVTLVADTAEALQRVEAHIRHINDHMRFISNASTEQSTGLAEVNSAVNQMDQVTQRNAAMVEEATAASAMLATESERLRSLISGFQLAQRSAAQRQAA; the protein is encoded by the coding sequence ATGCTGCGCAGATTATCAATCCGGGCAAGAACATGGATCATGGCGATCAGCTCGCTCGTTGGCATGATGCTGGTCGCGGTCATCTTTGGTGAAACGCTTCGACATCAGGATGCTGCGAATGATCAGCTCGCCCGTCAGCAAAGTCTGGCAGACGATGTGCTATGGACACAAGCCAGTTTCGGCCAGCTCAAGGTCGAGGCCAGTCGCTATGTCACGTCCCCCAAGGCTTCCGGTGTTACGGCGTTCAAGACGCTCTCGCTGGAACTCGAGACCGCAATTGCGAAACTGGCTAGAGATCCGGAGATGCCGATGGCCCAAGCGGCTCAATTGCAGGCTCTGCTGCAGGGTGTTCAAGGCTATTCCGCCAGATTCGGCCAAGTGGCGCAACAGCGCGAGAAGCTTGGTTATAGCCCGGAAGAGGGGCTTCAAGGCAAGTTGAGGGGCTCCATCCATGCCATTGAATCACTCCTGACTGACAAAGCCGATCCGCGCATCACCATTGCCATGCTGTCTGCGCGGCGCAATGAGAAGGATTTCATGCTTCGGGGTGATGAAAAATACGTCAAGGCTGTAGAGCGTGCCGTCAGTGAACTGGCGGCATTTCCCTCTTCGGCTTACGGATTGTCTTCGGACCAGAACATGGCAAATCTGTTGAATGGGTATCAGGCATCTTTCAAGGACTATGCGCAAACGGCAGCGCTTGAGGCGCGGCAAATCGGCGACCTGCGTCAGCAGGAAGCGCGTCTCGATCCTCTCTTCGGTGAGATCGCAAAAGCAATCGGTGACTTCAGCAAGGCCGCGGAACTGACAGCGGCTGCGGAGCGCGATTTCCGTTTCAAGCTGCTGGTCGGCGGCCTTGTGCTGCTCGGTGGCATTCAAGTGGTTTTGGCAACAGCAGTCAGACGTTCGATTACTGGACCGCTTGGAGGATTGACGCAGGCAATGGCCGAGCTCGCTCAGGGTCGGCTGGATATGATCATTCCAGAGAAAGCCTCTGGCCACGAACTTGGGCGCATGGCGAGTGCCATGGAGATCTTTCAGCGAAATGCGCTGACCAACCAGCAGCTTGAGGAAGAGGCCAGGGCGCAACGGGCGGCGGCTGATGAAAGCCGCGAAGAGAACGAAACGCAAAGTCGGGAACGCGCCTTGAGGATGCAGCAGGCGACCTCCGTTCTTGGGAAGGGTCTTCAGGAGCTTGCCGTAGGCAACCTTCTGCACACGATCGATACGCCGCTGGCAGCGGAATTCGAGCAACTTCGCCAGGACTTCAATCGCTCCATCAGGCAGTTGTCTGAAACGTTGAGCACAGTCGCGGGTGCCGCGCATGTCATCGACGGTGGTGCTCGCGAGATCAGCGGCAGTGCGAACGATCTTTCGAACCGGACGGAGCAGCAGGCCGCTTCGCTTGAGCAGACCGCGGCGGCGCTCGATCAGATCACCACCAATGTCAAAGGCTCGACGCACCGCGTACAGGAGGCGCAGGCAGTTGCTGTCGAGGCGGAGGCAAGCGTGGTTGAATCAAGTCGCGTGCTGGACCGAATGACGGAAGCGATGAAGCTCATTGAAACCTCCTCTCAGCAGATTACCAGCATCATCGGGGTGATCGACGAAATTGCGTTCCAGACCAACCTGCTTGCGCTCAATGCTGGTGTAGAGGCTGCGCGTGCGGGAGAGGCCGGGCGAGGCTTTGCCGTCGTGGCGCAGGAGGTTCGTGAACTTGCGCAACGGTCGTCGAAGGCTGCCGGCGAGATCCGACAGTTGATTGGCCAGTCCGGCACCTATGTCCGGGGCGGGGTGACGCTGGTTGCCGATACAGCGGAGGCGCTTCAGAGAGTCGAGGCACATATCCGGCATATAAACGACCACATGCGCTTCATCTCCAATGCGTCCACGGAACAATCAACTGGTCTTGCTGAAGTCAACAGCGCTGTGAACCAGATGGATCAGGTGACACAGCGCAATGCCGCCATGGTTGAGGAGGCAACCGCCGCCAGTGCGATGCTGGCAACCGAAAGCGAACGTCTGAGATCGCTGATTTCAGGCTTCCAACTGGCACAACGATCAGCCGCACAGCGGCAAGCGGCCTGA
- a CDS encoding alpha-D-glucose phosphate-specific phosphoglucomutase produces MIKTVSTTPYQDQKPGTSGLRKKVPVFAQENYAENFIQSIFDSLEGFEGKTLVIGGDGRYYNREVIQKALKMAAASGFGKVMVGRGGILSTPAASHVIRKYGAFGGIVLSASHNPGGPTEDFGIKYNIGNGGPAPEKITDAIFARTKVIDTYKILDEADVDLDTVGLYALGDMIVEVIDPVKDYADLMESLFDFGAIRSLIGSGFRVVIDSMSAVTGPYAVEILEKRLGAPAGSVRNEVPLPDFGHHHPDPNLVHAKELYDDVMSPQGPDFGAASDGDGDRNMVVGKGMFVTPSDSLAIIAANATCAPGYADGIAGIARSMPTSGAADRVAEKLGIGMYETPTGWKFFGNLLDAGKATVCGEESFGTGSNHVREKDGLWAVLFWLNIIAAKKKSVKEIVEAHWAEYGRNYYSRHDYEEVDTDAANGLVAALREKLNSLPGQSFGALKVEAADDFAYNDPVDGSVSKNQGIRVLFEGGSRVVFRLSGTGTSGATLRLYVERYEPDSSRHDIETQAALADLIAVADEIADIKKRTGRDAPTVIT; encoded by the coding sequence ATGATCAAGACCGTCTCGACCACGCCCTATCAGGATCAGAAACCGGGCACATCCGGCCTGCGCAAGAAGGTGCCGGTGTTCGCCCAGGAAAACTATGCCGAGAACTTCATCCAGTCGATCTTCGACAGTCTGGAGGGCTTTGAGGGCAAGACGCTGGTGATCGGTGGCGATGGTCGCTACTACAACCGCGAAGTTATTCAGAAGGCCCTGAAAATGGCCGCAGCCAGCGGCTTCGGCAAGGTCATGGTCGGCAGAGGCGGCATTCTCTCTACACCAGCCGCGTCGCACGTCATCCGCAAATACGGTGCCTTCGGCGGCATCGTGCTGTCGGCCAGCCACAATCCCGGCGGCCCGACGGAAGACTTCGGTATCAAGTACAATATCGGCAATGGTGGTCCCGCACCGGAAAAAATCACCGATGCGATCTTTGCCCGCACCAAGGTCATCGATACCTACAAGATCCTCGACGAAGCGGATGTCGATCTTGATACGGTCGGCCTTTATGCGCTGGGTGACATGATTGTCGAAGTCATCGATCCGGTGAAAGACTACGCTGACCTGATGGAAAGCCTGTTTGACTTCGGCGCGATCCGCAGCCTGATCGGCTCCGGCTTCCGCGTCGTGATCGATTCGATGAGCGCTGTCACCGGACCCTATGCCGTGGAGATTTTGGAGAAGCGCCTCGGGGCGCCCGCCGGTTCGGTTCGCAACGAAGTGCCGCTTCCCGACTTCGGTCACCACCATCCGGACCCGAACCTCGTTCATGCCAAGGAACTGTATGACGATGTCATGAGCCCGCAAGGCCCGGATTTCGGTGCGGCTTCCGATGGCGATGGCGACCGCAACATGGTCGTCGGCAAGGGCATGTTCGTGACCCCTTCCGACAGCTTGGCCATCATTGCCGCCAACGCAACCTGCGCGCCAGGCTATGCAGACGGCATTGCCGGCATTGCCCGCTCCATGCCGACCAGTGGCGCCGCCGACCGCGTGGCGGAGAAGCTCGGCATTGGCATGTATGAGACACCGACCGGCTGGAAATTCTTCGGCAACCTTCTGGATGCTGGCAAGGCAACCGTTTGCGGAGAAGAGAGCTTCGGCACCGGCTCCAACCATGTCCGCGAGAAAGATGGCCTCTGGGCCGTTCTCTTCTGGTTGAACATCATTGCCGCCAAGAAGAAGAGCGTGAAGGAAATCGTGGAAGCCCATTGGGCCGAATACGGTCGGAACTATTATTCCCGCCACGATTATGAGGAAGTGGATACGGACGCCGCCAACGGGCTGGTTGCTGCCCTTCGCGAAAAACTCAACTCCCTGCCTGGCCAGAGCTTTGGCGCGCTGAAGGTCGAAGCCGCGGATGATTTTGCCTACAACGATCCGGTGGACGGTTCGGTGTCAAAAAACCAGGGCATACGCGTGCTGTTCGAAGGCGGCAGCCGTGTGGTTTTCCGCCTCTCCGGCACCGGCACATCGGGCGCGACGCTGCGGCTCTATGTGGAGCGTTATGAGCCGGATAGCTCCCGCCATGACATTGAAACGCAGGCAGCACTGGCCGACCTGATTGCCGTGGCAGATGAAATTGCGGACATAAAGAAGCGGACGGGCCGCGATGCGCCAACCGTTATAACCTAA
- the glgC gene encoding glucose-1-phosphate adenylyltransferase, whose product MTTKRVQPLARDAMAYVLAGGRGSRLKELTDRRAKPAVYFGGKARIIDFALSNALNSGIRRFGVATQYKAHSLIRHLQRGWNFLRPERNESFDILPASQRVSETQWYEGTADAVYQNIDIIEAYNPEYMVILAGDHIYKMDYELMLQQHVDSGADVTVGCLEVPRMEATGFGVMHVNDKDEISAFVEKPADPPGIPDKPDYALASMGIYVFHTKFLMECLRRDAADPGSSRDFGKDIIPWIVANGKAVAHRFAQSCVRSDFEKQAYWRDVGTIDAYWQANIDLTGIVPELDIYDKSWPIWTYAEITPPAKFVHDDENRRGSAVSSVVSGDCIISGSALSNSLLFTGVRANSYSRLEGAVILPNVRVGRRAQLKNVVIDAGVTIPEGLIVGEDPELDAKRFRRSENGICLITQPMIDKLDL is encoded by the coding sequence ATGACGACAAAACGTGTTCAACCGCTAGCCCGCGACGCCATGGCCTATGTACTGGCAGGGGGACGCGGCAGCCGTCTGAAGGAACTGACGGATCGCCGCGCAAAGCCTGCGGTCTATTTCGGCGGCAAGGCCCGCATCATCGATTTCGCACTCTCGAATGCCTTGAATTCAGGTATTCGCCGCTTCGGTGTCGCTACTCAGTACAAGGCGCATTCGCTGATCCGCCATCTGCAGCGTGGCTGGAACTTCCTGCGTCCCGAACGTAACGAAAGCTTCGATATTCTGCCTGCCTCCCAGCGCGTCTCCGAAACGCAATGGTATGAAGGCACAGCCGATGCGGTTTACCAGAACATCGATATCATCGAGGCCTATAACCCGGAATACATGGTTATTCTGGCCGGCGATCACATCTACAAGATGGACTACGAGCTGATGCTGCAGCAGCACGTGGATTCCGGTGCGGACGTCACCGTCGGCTGCCTGGAAGTGCCGCGCATGGAAGCCACCGGCTTCGGCGTCATGCATGTCAACGACAAGGACGAGATCAGCGCTTTCGTGGAAAAGCCAGCCGATCCGCCGGGCATCCCCGACAAGCCGGACTACGCCCTTGCATCCATGGGCATTTATGTCTTCCACACCAAGTTCCTGATGGAATGCCTGCGCCGCGATGCTGCCGATCCAGGCTCCAGCCGTGACTTCGGCAAGGATATCATTCCGTGGATCGTGGCGAACGGCAAAGCCGTGGCGCATCGCTTCGCGCAGTCCTGCGTGCGTTCTGACTTCGAAAAGCAGGCATACTGGCGCGATGTGGGAACGATCGACGCCTACTGGCAGGCAAATATCGATCTGACGGGCATCGTTCCCGAACTCGATATCTACGACAAGTCCTGGCCGATCTGGACCTATGCGGAAATCACGCCGCCGGCAAAGTTCGTCCATGACGACGAAAATCGTCGCGGCTCGGCAGTCTCCTCCGTTGTCTCGGGCGATTGCATCATTTCGGGCTCGGCACTTTCGAACAGCCTTCTCTTCACCGGCGTGCGCGCAAATTCCTATTCGCGCCTTGAAGGTGCGGTGATCCTTCCAAATGTTCGCGTAGGACGGCGCGCCCAGTTGAAGAATGTGGTGATTGACGCGGGTGTCACCATTCCGGAAGGTCTGATCGTGGGCGAAGATCCAGAACTCGATGCCAAGCGGTTTCGCCGCAGCGAGAACGGAATCTGCCTGATCACGCAGCCGATGATCGACAAACTGGATCTCTGA